From Permianibacter aggregans, a single genomic window includes:
- a CDS encoding proton-conducting transporter transmembrane domain-containing protein has protein sequence MTATSLFLLILTPLFGGVLLLLANRRPNLRESITLITATLLIAQLALILQSWWAQELLPEWRYDWLPGLSFYFRFDALGLIFAGLASLLWLVNSIYSIGYMRGNEEANQTRFYFFFTVAIAATMGVAMAGNLLTLFFFYELLTLSTYPLVTHKGDERTVKSARVYLGILLTSSIALFLPAIIWTSVLAGTSDFRVGGIFPETVSATVLSVLLLLYLFGIGKAAVMPVHRWLPAAMVAPTPVSALLHAVAVVKAGVFTIIKVVVLIFGIDVLAALPVSELAIWLASFTTVAASVVALRQQNLKRLLAYSTIGQLAYVVLAALLTTRTAEAGAALHLVVHGFGKITLFFAAGAIYVASGKTELHQLNGIGRLMPVTMVAFAIGALSMIGVPPTAGFISKWFMISGALEAGSVVALTALLLSTALNAGYFLPVVYRAFWLPAAENDRHGEAPWPAVLALSITALLTLALFWFHSPLLTLAWQFLEGASS, from the coding sequence ATGACCGCCACCAGCCTGTTTCTGTTGATTTTGACGCCGCTGTTCGGCGGTGTGTTGTTGTTGCTGGCCAATCGCCGCCCCAATCTGCGCGAATCGATTACCTTAATCACGGCGACGCTGTTGATTGCTCAGCTAGCCTTGATATTGCAGAGCTGGTGGGCGCAGGAGTTGCTGCCAGAATGGCGTTATGACTGGTTGCCGGGTTTGAGTTTTTATTTTCGTTTTGACGCGCTGGGTTTGATCTTTGCCGGTTTGGCGTCGCTGTTGTGGCTGGTCAATTCCATTTATTCCATCGGCTACATGCGCGGCAACGAAGAGGCTAATCAAACCCGGTTCTATTTCTTTTTCACGGTAGCGATTGCCGCGACGATGGGCGTGGCGATGGCGGGTAATCTGCTGACGCTGTTTTTCTTTTATGAGTTGCTGACGCTATCGACCTATCCTTTGGTTACTCACAAAGGCGATGAGCGCACGGTCAAATCGGCCCGTGTCTATCTTGGCATTCTGCTGACCAGTTCCATCGCGCTCTTTCTGCCGGCGATTATCTGGACATCGGTGCTTGCTGGCACCAGTGATTTTCGCGTTGGCGGCATTTTCCCGGAAACAGTCAGTGCGACGGTACTCAGCGTTTTGTTGCTGCTTTATCTGTTCGGTATCGGAAAAGCGGCGGTGATGCCGGTACATCGCTGGCTGCCGGCAGCAATGGTGGCTCCAACACCGGTCAGTGCTTTGCTGCATGCAGTCGCGGTCGTCAAGGCCGGTGTCTTTACGATCATCAAAGTGGTCGTATTGATTTTCGGCATCGATGTCCTGGCCGCATTGCCAGTTAGTGAATTAGCCATTTGGTTGGCCTCGTTCACCACGGTTGCCGCCAGTGTCGTCGCACTGCGTCAGCAGAATCTAAAGCGACTGTTGGCGTACTCGACGATTGGCCAATTGGCCTATGTCGTGCTTGCGGCGCTGCTGACCACGCGCACGGCCGAGGCCGGCGCCGCATTGCATCTGGTGGTGCATGGCTTCGGCAAGATCACCTTGTTCTTTGCCGCCGGTGCGATTTATGTTGCCTCCGGCAAAACCGAGTTGCACCAGTTGAACGGTATTGGCCGTCTGATGCCGGTAACGATGGTGGCATTTGCGATTGGCGCGTTGTCGATGATCGGCGTGCCACCAACGGCTGGTTTTATTTCGAAATGGTTCATGATCAGCGGCGCATTGGAAGCCGGCAGTGTCGTCGCGCTGACAGCGCTATTGCTCAGCACGGCTTTGAACGCCGGTTATTTTCTGCCGGTAGTTTATCGCGCGTTCTGGTTGCCGGCAGCGGAAAACGATCGCCATGGTGAGGCGCCGTGGCCAGCAGTGTTGGCGCTGTCAATCACGGCGTTGCTGACGCTGGCCTTGTTCTGGTTCCATTCGCCACTGCTGACGCTGGCCTGGCAATTTCTGGAAGGAGCTTCGTCATGA
- a CDS encoding monovalent cation/H+ antiporter subunit D family protein codes for MSFANHVIIFLVAVPLAVAPVISLLRVRHLPWLMACITSLFVFVLSIQLTQSVLHSGDVTYALGSWPAPYGIELRAGALTAMMTVIVSGVSTMALWFGRYGIYVEVGEQRAHYFYAAWMLVLAGLLGIAVTGDAFNVFVFMEISSLATYVLIAGGPDRRALTAVLKYLIMGTIGATFYLIGVGLVYMMTGTLNFADMEIRLADVENLRPVLVAAGFITVGLALKAAIFPLHVWMPNAYTYAPSAVAVFLSACSTKIALFILLKFDFFVFQKNLAGHDVQFSWFLMPLAAIAIIFGSAVAINENNIKRLLGYSSVAQLGYILMGASFVTYLGLSGGILHIFNHALIKATLFMAVACVFYRVRSAELKDFAGIAQKMPWTMAAFVLAGVALIGVPFTAGFTSKWLLIKAALEAGVVGYLLLAVVLIGSLMALVYVWKVVELAYFKPATADLSRVSEAPLMMRIPLWIMVLMTLYFGIDPSYPVRLANAAAVSLLGHLS; via the coding sequence ATGTCGTTCGCTAACCATGTAATCATTTTTTTGGTGGCAGTGCCGCTGGCTGTCGCGCCAGTTATTTCTCTATTGCGAGTACGTCACCTGCCTTGGCTGATGGCCTGCATCACCAGCCTGTTTGTTTTTGTGTTGAGTATCCAGCTTACCCAAAGCGTGCTGCATAGCGGTGATGTGACGTACGCGCTCGGCTCCTGGCCAGCACCCTACGGCATTGAGCTACGCGCCGGCGCCTTGACTGCGATGATGACAGTGATTGTCTCTGGTGTGTCGACGATGGCGTTGTGGTTTGGCCGTTACGGCATTTACGTCGAGGTCGGTGAACAACGCGCCCATTATTTCTATGCCGCCTGGATGCTGGTGTTGGCCGGCTTACTCGGCATCGCCGTCACCGGCGATGCGTTCAACGTATTTGTGTTCATGGAAATTTCATCACTGGCGACCTATGTGCTGATCGCCGGCGGTCCGGATCGGCGGGCGCTGACGGCGGTGCTGAAGTATTTGATCATGGGCACGATAGGGGCAACGTTTTACCTGATCGGCGTTGGCCTCGTTTATATGATGACCGGAACGTTGAATTTCGCTGATATGGAAATACGCCTTGCCGATGTTGAGAATTTGCGGCCAGTGTTGGTGGCTGCTGGGTTTATCACTGTTGGATTGGCGTTGAAGGCGGCGATCTTCCCACTGCATGTCTGGATGCCGAATGCCTATACCTATGCACCGAGTGCCGTTGCAGTATTCCTGTCGGCCTGCTCAACGAAAATTGCTCTGTTTATTCTGTTGAAGTTTGATTTCTTTGTATTTCAGAAGAATCTTGCCGGCCACGATGTCCAGTTTTCCTGGTTCCTGATGCCGCTCGCCGCGATCGCGATTATTTTCGGCAGCGCGGTCGCCATCAATGAGAACAATATCAAGCGCCTGCTTGGCTACTCATCCGTGGCGCAGCTTGGCTATATCCTGATGGGCGCGAGTTTCGTCACCTATCTCGGCTTGAGTGGCGGCATTCTCCATATTTTCAATCATGCGCTGATCAAGGCAACACTTTTCATGGCTGTTGCCTGTGTGTTCTATCGGGTGCGTAGTGCCGAGCTGAAAGACTTTGCCGGCATTGCGCAAAAAATGCCGTGGACGATGGCGGCATTTGTGCTCGCGGGTGTGGCATTGATTGGTGTGCCGTTTACCGCCGGATTCACCTCGAAATGGCTGCTGATCAAGGCGGCGCTGGAAGCTGGGGTTGTCGGCTATCTGTTATTGGCAGTCGTGCTGATTGGTTCGTTGATGGCGCTGGTTTATGTGTGGAAAGTGGTGGAGCTGGCTTATTTCAAACCGGCGACTGCTGATTTGTCGCGCGTCAGCGAAGCGCCGCTGATGATGCGTATACCGCTTTGGATTATGGTGTTGATGACCTTGTATTTTGGTATTGACCCCAGCTATCCGGTGAGGCTGGCCAATGCGGCGGCCGTGAGCTTGTTGGGGCATTTGTCATGA
- a CDS encoding cation:proton antiporter subunit C, protein MTEMSEFAELFGLFNYWVFIVLLLIGLYTIIAKSNYIKRLIGLNVFQSAVFLLYISMDKVEGGTAPIILDAGADQIFSNPLPQVLILTAIVVGIATTALGLAIVVRIREQFGSIEEQDILEMETP, encoded by the coding sequence ATGACCGAAATGTCCGAGTTCGCCGAATTATTCGGCCTGTTCAATTATTGGGTGTTTATCGTGCTGTTGTTGATTGGCTTGTACACGATTATCGCCAAATCCAATTACATTAAACGGCTGATCGGTCTGAATGTTTTTCAGTCGGCCGTGTTCCTGCTTTATATATCGATGGATAAGGTTGAAGGAGGGACGGCGCCGATTATTCTGGATGCGGGCGCCGATCAAATCTTCTCCAATCCGCTGCCACAAGTGTTGATCCTGACCGCCATTGTCGTCGGTATTGCCACGACGGCACTCGGCCTTGCCATCGTCGTGCGCATTCGCGAGCAGTTCGGCTCCATTGAAGAGCAGGACATTCTGGAGATGGAAACGCCCTGA
- a CDS encoding DUF4040 domain-containing protein has translation MFILFGVFLLTFLIIISIAIIRVKSLFSAVMLSGIFSLLMAANFFILDAADVALTEAAIGAGITTVLFLAALALTRETEQRETHSRVPLLVLAIAAAPIIFATFDKPRLGDPNAPVHQHVAPWYLEKTPELIGIPNVVTAVLGSFRGYDTLGEVFVIFTAGIGVLFVFGVHQRKAAISGGELAQQARGIRHHLIPRIIGKIFIPVILLFALYVQFHGEYGPGGGFQAGAIFAAGLILYSLLEGVDKALQKFPPKVLPWFVASGALLYALVGFVCLALGGNFLDYSVLHSNPVVGQHIGLILIEIGVGVTVFGVMLSIFLAFAARESK, from the coding sequence ATGTTCATCCTGTTCGGGGTGTTTTTGCTGACATTTCTGATCATCATTTCGATTGCCATTATTCGAGTAAAAAGCTTGTTCTCGGCCGTTATGTTGTCAGGTATTTTCAGCCTGCTGATGGCAGCGAACTTTTTCATTCTCGATGCTGCCGACGTGGCGTTGACCGAGGCAGCGATTGGCGCTGGCATCACCACGGTGTTGTTTCTTGCCGCGTTGGCTCTGACCCGCGAAACCGAGCAGCGCGAAACCCACTCCCGTGTGCCGTTGTTGGTGCTCGCCATCGCTGCGGCGCCGATTATCTTTGCGACGTTCGACAAGCCGAGACTCGGCGATCCGAATGCGCCGGTGCATCAACATGTTGCCCCTTGGTATCTGGAGAAAACTCCCGAACTGATCGGTATTCCCAACGTGGTAACGGCGGTGTTGGGCTCGTTTCGTGGTTACGACACCCTGGGAGAAGTGTTCGTCATTTTCACCGCGGGTATCGGTGTGTTGTTCGTATTTGGCGTGCATCAACGCAAGGCGGCCATTTCCGGCGGCGAGCTGGCGCAGCAGGCGCGCGGCATACGGCATCATCTTATTCCGCGCATTATCGGCAAGATTTTCATTCCGGTGATTTTATTGTTCGCGTTGTATGTGCAATTTCACGGCGAATATGGGCCGGGCGGTGGTTTTCAGGCCGGCGCTATATTTGCTGCCGGTTTGATTCTTTACAGTCTGCTTGAGGGGGTCGACAAAGCGCTGCAGAAATTTCCGCCGAAAGTATTACCGTGGTTTGTTGCCTCAGGTGCCTTGCTGTACGCGCTGGTGGGATTTGTCTGCTTGGCTTTGGGGGGCAACTTTCTTGATTACTCGGTGCTGCACAGCAACCCGGTTGTCGGTCAGCATATCGGTTTGATTCTGATTGAGATCGGTGTTGGCGTGACCGTGTTTGGAGTCATGTTGTCGATTTTTCTGGCGTTCGCCGCGAGGGAAAGCAAATGA
- the mnhG gene encoding monovalent cation/H(+) antiporter subunit G: MATVLDVITWMMLSLGGLVMLIGGIGILRMPDFYSRLHPASITDTLASLLILGGIVLQAGWSLASLKIAAILLFLLFTNPAASYALANAAWTAGLRPETKTNNKE, from the coding sequence ATGGCGACGGTGCTCGATGTAATCACCTGGATGATGTTGTCACTTGGCGGTTTGGTCATGCTGATTGGCGGCATCGGTATTCTGCGCATGCCGGATTTTTACTCACGTCTGCATCCGGCCAGCATCACTGACACGCTGGCATCGCTGTTGATTCTGGGGGGCATCGTTCTGCAAGCGGGCTGGAGTCTGGCTTCGCTGAAAATCGCTGCCATTTTGTTGTTTTTATTGTTTACCAATCCTGCGGCGAGTTATGCCTTGGCCAATGCGGCCTGGACAGCCGGGTTGCGTCCTGAGACCAAGACCAATAACAAGGAGTAG
- a CDS encoding monovalent cation/H+ antiporter complex subunit F — protein sequence MYIAASLAILVTMTLAIARALLGPTVYDRILAVNLFGTKTVLLLAVIAFLYGRPDFLDLALAYALINFIGVLAVLEFIQNRGIREKAQRAAKGE from the coding sequence ATGTACATCGCCGCTTCGCTGGCTATTCTGGTGACGATGACGCTGGCCATTGCCCGCGCGTTGCTTGGACCAACCGTTTACGATCGGATTCTGGCCGTCAATTTGTTTGGCACCAAAACCGTTTTGCTGCTGGCGGTTATCGCGTTCCTGTATGGCCGACCGGATTTTCTGGATTTGGCGCTCGCCTATGCGCTGATCAATTTTATTGGGGTGTTGGCCGTACTGGAGTTCATTCAAAACCGCGGCATTCGTGAGAAGGCCCAGCGTGCGGCGAAAGGAGAATGA
- a CDS encoding Na+/H+ antiporter subunit E: MKRSIALYLTLFLAWLLWSGIYQPLLISLGLGSCLLVVLIMRHLRAVDDESVPLEVLRRILWYWAWLLKEIIQANIQVIRIVIDPKLPISPQVIELHTGSRSEMLNVIYGNSITLTPGSTTIDLQEDTLLVHCLTEEGAQQLQAEQMLRHVKKLEHR; encoded by the coding sequence ATGAAACGCTCGATTGCGTTGTATCTGACGCTATTTCTGGCATGGCTGTTGTGGTCAGGCATTTATCAGCCGCTGCTGATCTCACTCGGACTGGGGTCCTGCTTGCTGGTGGTGTTGATTATGCGCCATCTGCGTGCTGTCGATGACGAAAGTGTGCCGCTGGAAGTGCTGCGCCGAATTCTGTGGTATTGGGCGTGGCTGCTGAAGGAAATCATCCAGGCCAATATTCAGGTCATTCGAATCGTTATCGATCCGAAGCTGCCGATTTCTCCGCAGGTGATCGAGTTGCACACCGGTAGTCGCTCGGAAATGCTGAACGTTATCTACGGCAACTCGATCACGCTGACGCCGGGTTCGACGACCATCGATCTGCAGGAGGACACCTTGCTGGTGCATTGCCTGACCGAAGAAGGCGCTCAGCAATTGCAGGCCGAGCAAATGCTGAGGCATGTCAAGAAACTGGAGCATCGCTGA
- a CDS encoding Rap1a/Tai family immunity protein has translation MCHRFTVFILLIGGFVLSESAFALNWMSGQKLVDSCSAYQQNSNDEKSMFCASYVQGFLEGAEATDAIVEKTVRAEYQEDLSSYEKRAMKTRLGERRKRFGATSYAHYCIDPGVNIGQVINGVQQHLKAHPDIRNLGARDILYAALISQFPCK, from the coding sequence ATGTGCCATCGGTTTACTGTCTTCATATTATTGATTGGCGGTTTTGTGCTGTCCGAATCTGCGTTCGCGCTGAACTGGATGTCAGGTCAGAAGCTGGTCGACTCCTGTAGCGCCTATCAGCAAAACAGCAATGATGAAAAAAGCATGTTTTGTGCGAGCTACGTGCAGGGTTTTCTCGAAGGTGCTGAAGCAACCGATGCCATTGTCGAAAAGACCGTACGTGCCGAGTATCAGGAAGATCTGAGCAGTTACGAAAAGCGGGCAATGAAGACCCGTCTCGGCGAACGACGCAAGCGCTTTGGTGCTACGTCTTACGCGCACTACTGCATTGATCCGGGCGTCAATATTGGCCAGGTGATCAACGGTGTGCAACAGCACCTGAAAGCTCATCCGGATATTAGGAACCTGGGTGCCCGTGACATTTTGTACGCGGCGTTGATCAGTCAATTTCCGTGCAAGTAG
- a CDS encoding NAD(P)/FAD-dependent oxidoreductase — MLRINELRLPIDHSPEALLTEVAKRLKLPESRIKRYEVFKRSYDARKKSQQLMLIYSVDVEVENPKAVMAKLRQDRHILPSPDMAYKFVAQAPSTPFHRPIVIGMGPCGMFVGLILAQMGFRPIILERGKVVRERTKDTWGLWRKRILHTESNVQFGEGGAGTFSDGKLYSQIKDPKFYGRKVMAEFVKAGAPEEIMYVSKPHIGTFRLVTMVENIRATIESLGGEIRFQSKVTDVVLDDRQVRGVVLENGEQLRSDHVVFALGHSARDTMKMLFERGVFMEAKPFSIGFRIEHPQSLIDNARFGKFAGHPLLGAADYKLVHHASNGRAVYSFCMCPGGTVVAATSEERRVVTNGMSQYSRNERNANAGIVVGITPEDYPGGVLAGIDFQRQLESQAFVLGGEDYSAPAQRVGDFLQGVASTQVGEVEPSYKPGVKWTSLLPALPEYAIKAMQEALPAFDAQIHGFAMHDAVLTGVETRTSSPVRITRGEGLQSLNTKGLYPAGEGAGYAGGILSAGVDGIKVAEAVALSIVSNR, encoded by the coding sequence ATGCTTCGCATCAATGAACTGCGCCTGCCGATCGACCATTCACCCGAGGCCCTGCTGACCGAAGTTGCCAAGCGGCTAAAACTGCCGGAATCTCGTATCAAGCGCTACGAGGTGTTCAAGCGCAGTTACGACGCCCGCAAAAAGTCGCAGCAATTGATGCTGATCTACAGCGTTGATGTCGAGGTCGAGAATCCTAAAGCCGTCATGGCCAAACTGCGCCAGGATCGCCATATCCTGCCGTCACCGGATATGGCCTACAAGTTTGTTGCGCAAGCACCCAGCACGCCGTTTCACCGCCCGATTGTCATTGGCATGGGGCCTTGTGGCATGTTTGTCGGGCTGATCCTGGCGCAAATGGGATTTCGGCCGATCATCCTTGAGCGCGGCAAGGTGGTGCGCGAGCGCACCAAGGACACCTGGGGTCTGTGGCGCAAGCGCATTCTGCATACCGAATCGAACGTGCAGTTCGGTGAGGGCGGGGCCGGCACGTTTTCCGACGGCAAGTTATACAGCCAAATCAAAGATCCGAAATTCTACGGCCGCAAAGTGATGGCTGAGTTCGTCAAGGCCGGTGCGCCAGAAGAAATCATGTACGTGTCGAAACCTCATATCGGCACGTTTCGTTTGGTGACGATGGTTGAGAATATTCGCGCGACCATTGAGTCGCTTGGCGGCGAAATCCGCTTTCAATCAAAAGTCACCGACGTCGTACTCGATGATCGCCAGGTGCGCGGTGTCGTGCTGGAAAATGGCGAGCAACTGCGCAGCGATCATGTCGTGTTCGCGCTCGGGCATAGTGCCCGCGACACGATGAAAATGTTGTTTGAGCGCGGCGTGTTCATGGAAGCAAAACCGTTTTCCATTGGTTTTCGCATTGAACACCCGCAGTCGCTAATCGACAACGCGCGCTTCGGTAAATTCGCTGGCCACCCGTTGCTGGGTGCTGCCGACTACAAGCTGGTGCATCACGCCAGCAACGGCCGTGCGGTCTACAGCTTCTGTATGTGTCCTGGCGGCACCGTCGTCGCGGCAACCTCGGAAGAGCGTCGCGTCGTGACCAACGGCATGAGCCAGTATTCGCGCAATGAACGCAATGCCAATGCCGGCATTGTCGTTGGCATTACCCCCGAAGATTATCCGGGCGGTGTGCTGGCCGGCATCGATTTTCAACGACAGCTGGAATCACAGGCATTTGTGCTCGGCGGCGAAGATTATTCGGCACCAGCACAGCGCGTTGGCGATTTTTTGCAAGGCGTGGCTTCAACTCAAGTTGGTGAGGTCGAGCCTTCGTATAAACCCGGCGTCAAATGGACTTCGCTGTTACCAGCGCTACCGGAATACGCCATCAAAGCGATGCAAGAGGCGTTGCCGGCATTCGATGCCCAGATTCATGGCTTTGCGATGCATGATGCAGTACTGACTGGTGTTGAAACCCGCACTTCATCGCCCGTGCGCATCACTCGTGGTGAGGGCCTGCAAAGCCTGAATACCAAGGGCCTTTATCCGGCTGGCGAGGGCGCAGGTTATGCCGGCGGTATTCTCTCGGCTGGTGTTGACGGCATCAAGGTCGCTGAAGCGGTGGCACTTTCGATTGTCAGCAATCGGTAA
- a CDS encoding M3 family metallopeptidase — protein sequence MQAKRFVHLAVAATMAVTMGAAMAHGDHGPEQRPAMLDEWTGPHGGVPAWDKVVVSEFVPAFEIAMNEQRAQIEAIANNAEKPNFANTILAMEKAGGALDRLFTYYGVHAGTLNVGDMPKIQQTLAPKFAAFQDEITQNEKLFKRIEAVYNSKEKAKLTPEEQRLTWLYYTRFVRAGAKLDEKQKAKLSEINQRLATLYTQFSQNTLDDENNQFTVIDSKDDLKGLPDDYIAAAAAAAEARDMKGKWVINNTRSAMEPFLTNAANRELREKVWNTYYNRGDMGGATDNNALITEILQLRFQRAQLLGYKTHAHWRLEPQMAGTPDRAVELMEAMWKPAAAAVKRDVAEMQKLIDAEGGKFKLKPWDYRYYAEKLRKAKYDLDFSEVKPYMQMDKLRDGMFWSAAQLYDLHFTLRPDIKTYHPDVTAWEVKNGKGGHVGLWYFDPYARQGKRSGAWMNAYRGQENLDNFVTPIVSNNSNFLKGQPGEPVLISWDDAETMFHEFGHALHGLLSNVKYPTLAGTATARDFVEFPSQINEHWLSTPEVLNQFALHYQTGKPIPAELVEKIDRAQTFNEGFRSMEYLASAMIDMKLHLAGGKKIDPDKFEREELKKLGLPEEIVMRHRTPHFGHVFAGDGYSAGYYSYLWSDSLTADAWEAFMEGKGPWDKEVAQRFVKTILSAGNTKDQAEMFREFRGRDVKTDALMRKRGFDSSK from the coding sequence ATGCAAGCAAAACGTTTTGTCCATCTGGCGGTTGCCGCCACGATGGCCGTGACGATGGGAGCAGCGATGGCGCACGGAGACCATGGCCCGGAACAGCGGCCAGCAATGCTCGACGAGTGGACCGGACCGCATGGTGGCGTACCGGCCTGGGATAAAGTGGTCGTCAGTGAATTTGTGCCGGCGTTTGAAATTGCCATGAACGAGCAACGCGCGCAAATCGAGGCCATTGCCAACAACGCCGAGAAACCAAACTTCGCCAACACGATTCTGGCGATGGAAAAAGCCGGCGGTGCACTGGATCGTTTGTTTACCTATTACGGTGTCCATGCCGGCACGCTGAATGTCGGCGACATGCCGAAAATCCAGCAGACGCTGGCACCAAAGTTTGCCGCGTTCCAGGATGAAATTACCCAGAACGAAAAGCTGTTCAAACGCATTGAAGCCGTTTACAACAGCAAAGAAAAAGCCAAGCTGACGCCAGAAGAGCAGCGTTTGACCTGGCTGTACTACACCCGCTTTGTACGCGCTGGCGCCAAGCTCGATGAGAAACAGAAAGCCAAGCTTTCCGAAATCAATCAGCGCCTGGCCACGCTGTACACCCAGTTCAGTCAGAACACGCTCGATGATGAGAACAATCAGTTCACGGTCATCGACAGCAAAGATGATCTGAAAGGTTTGCCGGACGACTATATCGCTGCCGCCGCCGCAGCAGCCGAAGCACGCGACATGAAAGGCAAATGGGTCATCAACAATACCCGTTCCGCGATGGAGCCGTTCCTGACCAACGCCGCCAATCGCGAGCTGCGTGAAAAAGTCTGGAACACCTACTACAACCGTGGCGACATGGGCGGCGCCACTGACAACAACGCGCTGATCACCGAAATTCTGCAACTGCGTTTCCAACGCGCCCAATTGCTCGGCTACAAAACCCACGCCCATTGGCGCCTGGAACCACAGATGGCCGGCACGCCAGATCGCGCGGTTGAACTGATGGAAGCGATGTGGAAACCGGCTGCCGCTGCCGTCAAACGCGACGTTGCCGAAATGCAGAAACTGATCGATGCCGAAGGCGGCAAATTCAAACTGAAGCCTTGGGATTACCGCTATTACGCCGAAAAACTACGCAAAGCGAAATACGATCTGGACTTCAGTGAAGTGAAACCGTACATGCAGATGGACAAACTGCGCGATGGCATGTTCTGGTCAGCCGCTCAGCTTTATGATCTACATTTCACGCTTCGCCCGGACATCAAAACCTATCATCCTGACGTCACGGCCTGGGAAGTGAAAAATGGCAAAGGCGGTCATGTTGGTTTGTGGTATTTCGATCCCTATGCACGCCAAGGCAAGCGTTCCGGTGCCTGGATGAATGCCTATCGTGGTCAGGAAAACCTCGATAATTTCGTGACGCCAATTGTCTCCAACAATTCCAACTTCCTGAAGGGTCAACCCGGTGAGCCGGTGCTGATCAGCTGGGATGATGCCGAAACCATGTTCCATGAATTCGGCCACGCCCTGCACGGTCTGCTCAGCAACGTCAAGTATCCAACGCTGGCCGGTACCGCGACCGCGCGTGACTTTGTTGAGTTTCCGTCACAAATCAACGAACACTGGCTGTCGACGCCGGAAGTGCTGAATCAATTTGCCCTGCACTATCAAACCGGCAAACCAATCCCAGCTGAACTGGTCGAGAAAATCGATCGCGCACAAACCTTCAACGAAGGTTTCCGTTCGATGGAATATCTGGCCTCCGCGATGATCGACATGAAACTGCACCTGGCCGGTGGCAAGAAAATCGACCCGGATAAATTCGAGCGTGAAGAGTTGAAGAAACTCGGCTTGCCGGAAGAAATTGTCATGCGTCACCGTACGCCGCATTTCGGTCACGTGTTCGCCGGTGACGGCTATTCTGCTGGCTACTACTCCTACCTCTGGTCAGACTCATTGACCGCCGATGCCTGGGAAGCATTCATGGAAGGCAAAGGTCCGTGGGATAAAGAAGTGGCCCAACGGTTTGTCAAAACCATCTTGTCGGCCGGTAATACCAAGGACCAGGCAGAGATGTTCCGCGAATTCCGCGGTCGCGATGTCAAGACAGATGCCTTGATGCGCAAGCGCGGCTTCGACTCGTCGAAATAA